From Novosphingobium sp. 9, the proteins below share one genomic window:
- a CDS encoding response regulator — MDIPRRHGCARGFAVDHAGDFAQTCLKSAANLYDAALLDLCLPGGGGHDLLTRWRASRCDMPVLIMTAQGGWSDKASGFEAGADDYIVKPFLARELEFRLPAQIRRAKGTGRARDVCGRLG; from the coding sequence ATGGACATTCCACGACGCCACGGTTGCGCGCGTGGTTTCGCAGTAGATCATGCTGGCGATTTTGCGCAGACCTGTCTCAAGAGTGCCGCCAACCTCTATGATGCGGCCCTGCTTGATCTGTGTCTGCCGGGAGGTGGCGGGCATGATCTGCTAACCCGTTGGCGCGCAAGCAGGTGTGACATGCCTGTGCTCATCATGACTGCACAGGGCGGATGGAGCGACAAGGCGTCCGGATTCGAGGCGGGCGCTGACGATTACATCGTGAAACCGTTTCTGGCGCGGGAGCTGGAGTTCCGGTTGCCCGCACAGATCCGCCGCGCCAAGGGCACCGGTCGCGCGCGCGATGTATGCGGGCGGTTGGGGTAA
- a CDS encoding NAD(P)/FAD-dependent oxidoreductase: MNSDFQNPVDVAIIGAGPAGLTAAYKLTKLGYRVTVIERDERYVGGISRTVEHEGFRFDIGGHRFFSKSQEVVDLWNEILPDDFIQRPRMSRIYYEGKFYSYPLRAFEALWNLGVWRSTLCMLSYAKAQIFPRKTIRSFEDWTASQFGWKLYSIFFKTYTEKVWGMPCDEMSADWAAQRIKGLSLGKAVLDGLKRSLGLNRRTNDGMNGQAKTLLETFRYPRLGPGMMWDAARDHVLEGGNDVLMGHSLKQLAQDAAGNWCVTTSRKDGSEALIHARHVISSAPMRELASRLHPLPETTMEASHLKYRDFLTVALMIRSDDLFPDNWIYIHDSKVKVGRIQNFRSWSPEMVPDPAMACVGLEYFCFEGDGLWSSSDEDLIELAKAEMNILGLVDPASVVGGCVVRQEKAYPVYDDSYSDNVAAMRDELEGRYPTLHMIGRNGMHRYNNQDHAMMTAILTVENIVAGKRIHNVWNVNEDAEYHESGNEGQRLRLESMTREESRSPIGADRAAALQSHRMVPSQIIRAA, encoded by the coding sequence ATGAATTCGGATTTTCAGAATCCTGTCGATGTTGCGATTATCGGAGCCGGCCCTGCAGGCCTGACGGCTGCCTACAAGCTCACGAAACTGGGATATCGCGTAACCGTTATCGAGCGCGATGAACGCTATGTGGGCGGCATAAGCCGGACCGTCGAACACGAGGGGTTTCGTTTCGACATCGGCGGCCACAGGTTTTTCTCAAAAAGTCAGGAAGTCGTGGATCTCTGGAACGAGATCTTGCCCGATGACTTTATCCAGCGCCCCCGCATGAGCAGAATCTATTACGAAGGAAAGTTCTACAGCTATCCCTTGCGGGCTTTCGAGGCTCTTTGGAACCTGGGTGTCTGGCGCTCGACCCTTTGCATGTTGAGCTACGCCAAGGCGCAAATCTTTCCCAGAAAGACTATTCGCAGCTTTGAGGACTGGACAGCCAGTCAGTTCGGCTGGAAGCTCTATTCCATCTTCTTCAAGACCTACACTGAAAAAGTCTGGGGCATGCCGTGCGATGAAATGTCGGCGGATTGGGCGGCTCAACGAATCAAGGGGTTGAGCCTTGGCAAGGCAGTGCTGGATGGATTGAAACGCTCCCTGGGCCTCAACCGACGCACCAACGACGGGATGAACGGGCAGGCGAAGACCCTTCTGGAAACATTCCGCTACCCCCGTCTTGGGCCGGGCATGATGTGGGACGCCGCCCGCGACCATGTTCTGGAAGGCGGCAACGACGTCCTGATGGGGCATTCATTGAAGCAGCTGGCGCAAGACGCGGCGGGGAACTGGTGCGTTACGACAAGCCGCAAAGACGGCAGCGAAGCGCTGATCCATGCCAGGCACGTCATCAGTTCGGCACCGATGCGTGAACTGGCTTCTCGCCTTCACCCCTTGCCGGAAACGACCATGGAAGCATCGCATCTCAAATACAGAGACTTCCTGACAGTTGCCCTGATGATCCGTTCGGACGATCTGTTTCCCGACAACTGGATCTATATCCACGATTCCAAGGTCAAGGTCGGCCGTATCCAGAACTTTCGCAGCTGGTCCCCCGAAATGGTGCCGGACCCTGCAATGGCCTGTGTGGGCCTTGAGTATTTCTGCTTCGAAGGAGATGGCCTGTGGTCATCCTCCGATGAGGATCTGATCGAGCTGGCAAAAGCCGAAATGAATATACTCGGGCTCGTCGATCCCGCTAGCGTGGTCGGCGGGTGTGTCGTGCGGCAGGAAAAGGCCTATCCGGTCTATGACGATAGCTATTCGGACAACGTGGCAGCCATGCGCGACGAATTGGAAGGCCGATATCCCACCCTGCACATGATCGGTCGCAACGGCATGCATCGCTACAACAACCAGGATCACGCGATGATGACCGCCATTCTGACGGTGGAGAACATCGTGGCGGGCAAACGCATCCATAACGTCTGGAATGTCAACGAAGACGCCGAGTATCATGAAAGCGGCAACGAAGGGCAGCGCCTCCGTCTTGAGAGCATGACGCGAGAGGAAAGCCGTTCGCCCATCGGCGCCGACCGCGCCGCCGCGTTGCAATCGCACCGCATGGTGCCATCGCAGATCATCCGGGCAGCCTGA
- a CDS encoding TetR/AcrR family transcriptional regulator translates to MSPTMTDISAKPRESRMEPSRISSATQTPVASSPAPQQSRSLATRRKLLDATVECIAELGCTGATMDRIVARAGVSRGAQGHHFPTKSLLFQAAMTHMLDALILDLRAQTERIRERHSDPATVFRHLWDRYFSGQLFAVTIELIVASRTDHELRDALTPVTERFHQQVDDCFYILNRGSDVEDRKLDSAVRLTMSLLRGMGVQTVLFDRPEYFRALLEDWLQLVTRMLNDPE, encoded by the coding sequence ATGTCGCCAACGATGACCGATATATCCGCAAAGCCACGGGAGAGCAGGATGGAACCGTCCCGCATATCATCCGCAACGCAAACTCCCGTCGCATCTTCACCCGCGCCGCAGCAGTCGCGCAGCCTGGCAACTCGCCGCAAGCTGCTGGATGCCACGGTGGAATGCATTGCAGAACTGGGATGCACGGGCGCCACAATGGATCGCATCGTGGCACGCGCTGGCGTATCGCGCGGCGCGCAAGGGCATCACTTCCCGACCAAGAGCCTGCTGTTTCAGGCCGCGATGACGCATATGCTCGACGCGCTGATCCTGGACCTGCGCGCGCAGACCGAGCGCATCCGCGAACGCCACTCCGACCCGGCAACGGTGTTTCGCCACTTGTGGGACCGGTATTTCTCAGGTCAGCTTTTTGCGGTCACGATCGAGCTTATCGTCGCCTCGCGCACCGACCACGAACTGCGCGACGCGCTGACCCCGGTGACGGAGCGCTTTCACCAGCAGGTGGACGACTGCTTCTATATCCTCAACCGCGGCAGCGATGTGGAAGACCGCAAGTTGGACAGTGCTGTGCGCCTTACGATGTCGCTGTTGCGCGGCATGGGTGTGCAGACTGTATTGTTTGATCGCCCCGAATACTTCCGCGCCTTGCTCGAAGACTGGCTGCAACTCGTCACCCGTATGCTGAACGATCCCGAATAA
- a CDS encoding LysR family transcriptional regulator — translation MDRFQAMTTFVRVVDTGSFSAAARQLNVGQPAVSKTVAALEDRLQVRLLIRSTHGLTPTEAGVRFYERAKAAVAEADEAELAARGAGSGLAGTLRVSAATTFARIHIVPLLPRFLEMHPDLAVDVILDDRVIDLVAEGVDVSLRMGALPDSSAVARKLATGARSVLATPAYLARAGTPTSPAQLAEHQAVVYSQLANSWSFTRAGAQVSVSVSGRVRLSAAEGLRVAVLADMGLTIASDWMFSPELESGAVVRVLEDWSLPRLDLWAVFPSGRMASAKARAFAEFVQVEMNAGQSANEGHSIEA, via the coding sequence ATGGACCGCTTTCAGGCGATGACGACTTTCGTGCGGGTGGTGGATACCGGATCGTTTTCCGCTGCTGCGCGCCAGCTGAACGTCGGACAGCCCGCCGTGTCCAAGACCGTCGCCGCGCTGGAAGACCGCCTGCAGGTCCGCCTCCTGATCCGCTCGACGCACGGCCTGACGCCCACCGAGGCGGGGGTACGCTTCTACGAACGCGCGAAGGCTGCCGTCGCCGAAGCAGACGAGGCCGAACTGGCCGCGCGCGGTGCCGGATCGGGGCTGGCGGGAACGCTGCGCGTTTCGGCGGCAACTACCTTTGCACGCATCCATATCGTGCCGTTGCTCCCGCGCTTCCTGGAGATGCATCCCGATCTGGCAGTGGACGTGATCCTCGATGACCGGGTGATCGATCTGGTGGCGGAAGGGGTAGACGTATCGTTGCGCATGGGGGCACTGCCCGATTCCTCCGCGGTCGCGCGCAAGCTGGCAACCGGCGCGCGCTCGGTGCTCGCCACGCCCGCCTACCTTGCCCGCGCCGGCACACCGACCAGCCCCGCCCAGCTCGCCGAGCACCAGGCCGTGGTCTACAGCCAGCTCGCCAATAGCTGGAGCTTTACGCGTGCGGGCGCACAAGTCTCGGTTTCGGTGAGCGGCAGGGTTCGCCTCAGCGCCGCAGAGGGGCTGCGTGTGGCGGTGTTGGCGGACATGGGACTGACGATCGCGTCGGACTGGATGTTCTCGCCCGAGCTGGAAAGCGGCGCGGTGGTCAGGGTGTTGGAGGATTGGTCGCTGCCCCGGCTGGATCTGTGGGCAGTGTTCCCGAGCGGGCGGATGGCGAGTGCGAAGGCGCGGGCCTTTGCCGAATTCGTGCAGGTGGAGATGAACGCGGGGCAGTCGGCAAACGAAGGGCATTCCATTGAGGCATAA
- a CDS encoding GtrA family protein, translated as MTVSSWRILRAGYFRYVIISVGALAVDTASFLALLWLTIPSTVAGAIGYLAGLLGHWIGSSQVVFKDRLAPRGEKRRRQRLGFAGSALVGLGITVGTIWACTQAGWDPRTAKLLAIALSFQATWWLRKHVVFRPMTNTI; from the coding sequence ATGACAGTTTCGTCATGGCGGATCCTGCGAGCGGGCTATTTTCGCTACGTGATTATCAGCGTCGGGGCGCTTGCCGTAGATACGGCAAGCTTTCTGGCCCTGCTTTGGCTGACGATACCTTCCACCGTCGCAGGCGCCATCGGTTATCTGGCTGGACTTTTAGGGCACTGGATCGGCTCCAGCCAGGTCGTTTTCAAAGACCGGCTTGCGCCCAGAGGCGAAAAACGCAGACGCCAGCGCTTAGGCTTTGCCGGCTCGGCATTGGTCGGCCTGGGCATCACAGTCGGCACGATATGGGCCTGCACACAAGCAGGCTGGGATCCAAGAACAGCAAAACTGCTGGCGATTGCCCTCAGCTTTCAAGCGACGTGGTGGCTTCGCAAGCATGTCGTATTTCGTCCGATGACGAACACAATTTGA
- a CDS encoding enoyl-CoA hydratase/isomerase family protein — MSRFETYRDAFPHARLTRKDNGVLEVSLHSDGGKLIFDGHAHEEFVDLFHAIGEDRDNRVVILTGSGDAFMDTISPEGFDFFTPTGYDKILREGRKVLSNLLDIEVPMITALNGPVRLHSEYALLTDVILATPETVFQDKPHFDFGIVPGDGVHLLWPDVLGSIRVRYFLLTRQELDAQTAKDWGVVNEIVPADRLLARAHEIADGLAALPPLTSRYTRIALTQRLRRLIDEGTGYGLALEGISAAQVARSMGAT, encoded by the coding sequence ATGTCCCGCTTTGAAACCTACCGCGATGCCTTCCCCCATGCCCGCCTGACCCGCAAGGACAATGGCGTTCTCGAAGTCTCCCTGCACAGCGATGGCGGCAAGCTGATCTTCGATGGCCATGCCCACGAGGAATTCGTCGACCTGTTCCATGCCATCGGCGAGGACCGCGACAACCGCGTGGTCATCCTGACCGGCAGCGGCGATGCGTTCATGGATACGATCAGCCCCGAGGGCTTCGATTTCTTCACTCCCACCGGATACGACAAGATCCTGCGCGAAGGGCGCAAGGTGCTCTCCAACCTGCTAGACATCGAAGTGCCGATGATCACCGCGCTCAATGGCCCGGTGCGGCTGCACAGCGAATATGCGCTGCTCACCGACGTGATCCTCGCCACGCCCGAAACGGTGTTTCAGGACAAGCCGCACTTCGATTTCGGCATCGTTCCGGGCGATGGCGTGCACCTGCTGTGGCCCGACGTGCTCGGCTCGATCCGCGTGCGCTATTTCCTGCTCACCCGCCAGGAACTGGACGCGCAGACCGCGAAGGACTGGGGCGTGGTCAACGAGATCGTACCCGCCGATCGTCTGCTGGCCCGTGCCCACGAAATCGCCGATGGTCTCGCTGCGCTGCCCCCGCTGACCAGCCGCTACACCCGTATCGCGCTGACCCAGCGCCTGCGTCGCCTGATCGACGAAGGCACCGGCTATGGCCTCGCGCTCGAAGGCATTAGCGCCGCCCAGGTCGCCCGTTCGATGGGCGCTACCTGA